From a region of the Fimbriiglobus ruber genome:
- a CDS encoding tetratricopeptide repeat protein: MHRALIGLLIFLSGFGWSQNSGAAPAPGAMPLTGLAPARAVPDLCVYSYHVSTTSPECQTFCDQAFGYYYSYVWMEAARCFETALRHDPNCAYAWLGLHRSLEKWGKGDKPAAAPLLAVIGAAGQGKLPDQYTKSPRDYALDKAKELMPKAGPREQLLIQAKLQEKGMLPGVGPEERKKKAQASLDELLTLYGDDEEGWFWRAQIAEGPNASAPIYQALLRINPLNPGANHELVHFYENIRRPALGWPFAEGYIKSSPGIPHALHMQAHLAMRIGKWKPTTDWSAKAVELERAYHKQANVKPADDHQFFHHMETLTRALVHDGRFAEAKAIQKEAVGYNQHFRGEWFRMALGQRDWAAAQQIVDFHRKGDKFNAAYHAALLALDQGDTKRATAEVDVMRQLGQSKQRGNKQQELRLWEASGRLLCATGQGEAGVKLLRRTIDKTKDDFAHHAWGGGAYYMEVWGTAALEAGLPAEAEEAFQEALAHDAGSVRGALGMWALNVRRGRTEEAERFLKVARRCWAKADSKDFDALRDDYARRASHVAGATEVAAGE; this comes from the coding sequence ATGCACCGCGCTTTGATCGGACTGCTAATCTTCTTGAGCGGCTTCGGGTGGTCGCAGAACTCCGGAGCCGCGCCCGCGCCGGGTGCCATGCCGCTCACCGGGCTCGCTCCGGCTCGTGCGGTGCCGGACCTCTGTGTGTACTCGTACCACGTGAGTACGACCTCGCCGGAGTGTCAGACGTTCTGCGACCAGGCGTTCGGGTATTACTACTCGTACGTCTGGATGGAAGCCGCTCGTTGCTTTGAGACAGCACTGCGGCACGACCCGAACTGTGCCTACGCGTGGCTCGGTTTGCACCGCTCGCTCGAAAAGTGGGGCAAGGGCGACAAGCCGGCTGCCGCGCCGCTTCTGGCGGTGATCGGCGCGGCCGGCCAGGGGAAGTTGCCCGACCAGTACACCAAGTCGCCCCGCGATTACGCGCTGGACAAGGCGAAGGAACTCATGCCCAAAGCCGGCCCGCGGGAGCAGCTCCTTATTCAGGCGAAATTGCAAGAGAAGGGGATGCTACCCGGGGTCGGACCGGAGGAACGGAAGAAGAAGGCGCAGGCGTCCCTCGACGAACTCCTGACCCTCTACGGCGACGACGAAGAGGGCTGGTTCTGGCGGGCCCAGATCGCGGAGGGGCCGAACGCCTCCGCGCCGATCTACCAGGCACTACTCCGGATCAACCCGCTCAACCCCGGGGCCAATCACGAACTCGTCCACTTCTACGAGAACATTCGACGACCCGCGCTGGGCTGGCCGTTCGCCGAGGGGTACATCAAGTCGTCGCCCGGCATCCCGCACGCGCTGCACATGCAGGCCCACCTCGCCATGCGGATTGGGAAGTGGAAGCCGACGACCGATTGGAGCGCGAAGGCGGTCGAACTCGAACGGGCGTACCACAAGCAGGCGAACGTCAAGCCGGCCGACGACCACCAGTTCTTCCACCACATGGAAACCCTGACCCGCGCCCTCGTTCACGACGGGCGGTTCGCGGAGGCCAAGGCGATCCAGAAGGAAGCGGTCGGGTACAACCAGCACTTCCGCGGCGAGTGGTTCCGCATGGCCCTCGGGCAACGAGACTGGGCCGCCGCGCAGCAGATCGTCGACTTCCACCGCAAGGGGGACAAGTTCAACGCCGCCTACCACGCCGCCCTGCTCGCCCTCGACCAGGGCGACACCAAACGGGCGACGGCGGAAGTCGACGTGATGCGGCAACTCGGTCAGTCCAAGCAGCGCGGCAACAAGCAGCAAGAACTCCGACTCTGGGAAGCGAGCGGGCGGCTCCTGTGCGCGACGGGGCAGGGCGAAGCCGGCGTCAAACTCCTCCGCCGGACGATCGACAAAACCAAGGACGACTTCGCCCACCACGCCTGGGGCGGCGGCGCGTATTACATGGAGGTCTGGGGGACGGCGGCCCTCGAAGCGGGCTTGCCCGCCGAGGCCGAGGAGGCGTTCCAGGAAGCTCTCGCCCACGACGCGGGCAGCGTCCGCGGGGCACTCGGAATGTGGGCGCTGAACGTCCGCCGTGGACGGACCGAGGAGGCCGAGCGGTTCCTGAAGGTCGCCCGCCGTTGCTGGGCCAAGGCCGACTCCAAGGACTTCGACGCATTGCGCGATGACTACGCCCGGCGGGCGAGCCACGTCGCGGGAGCGACCGAAGTGGCGGCCGGCGAGTAA
- a CDS encoding helix-turn-helix domain-containing protein, protein MSSPDAVRRLFSLLAEPFTAETVFDCLVEVVFFVKNERAEYVVVNRTLAERCGLKDKRALLGKSAEQAFPPPLGRTFWEQDMRLLRTGKPVLNQLELHLYPTGMTGWCLTDKFPLRSADERVVGLVGVSHDLHQPNETAGEYESVAAAVKYAGDHLDRRLTADELGGVAGLSAYQVDQKIRHLFRLTTGQLLLKLRMDSAAEQLRDTNRAIVEIGLACGYADQSSFTRQFRLTTGLTPGEYRRTFRTTSGP, encoded by the coding sequence ATGTCTTCTCCCGACGCGGTTCGCCGCCTGTTCTCCCTACTGGCCGAACCGTTCACGGCCGAAACGGTGTTCGACTGCCTGGTCGAGGTCGTGTTCTTCGTGAAGAACGAGCGTGCAGAATACGTCGTTGTGAACCGAACGCTGGCCGAGAGGTGTGGGCTGAAGGACAAGAGGGCCTTACTCGGAAAGTCGGCCGAGCAGGCGTTCCCGCCGCCCCTCGGGCGGACGTTCTGGGAGCAGGACATGCGACTTCTGCGCACAGGGAAGCCGGTCCTCAACCAACTCGAATTACACCTGTACCCGACCGGCATGACCGGGTGGTGTCTGACCGACAAGTTCCCGCTCCGGAGTGCCGACGAGAGGGTCGTCGGGTTGGTCGGGGTGTCCCACGACCTCCACCAACCCAACGAGACCGCGGGCGAGTACGAAAGTGTGGCCGCGGCCGTGAAGTACGCGGGCGATCACCTGGACCGCCGACTGACGGCCGACGAGTTGGGGGGCGTCGCCGGATTGTCCGCTTATCAAGTCGACCAAAAAATTCGCCACCTGTTTCGGTTGACGACCGGACAGCTACTGCTCAAGCTCCGCATGGATTCGGCCGCCGAGCAACTCCGCGACACAAACCGTGCGATTGTCGAGATCGGCTTGGCGTGCGGGTACGCCGACCAGAGTTCGTTCACGCGGCAGTTTCGGTTGACGACCGGGTTAACCCCCGGCGAGTACCGCCGGACGTTCCGCACGACTTCGGGGCCCTGA